The Crocosphaera sp. UHCC 0190 DNA segment TAGTAAAATAAATACATTAGCTAAAAGCTTCTCTCAGTAATGATACTGATGATCAGTTAATAATTCTAAATGTTAAATTAATTCTTGGTTTAACAGCTTGTTGAGTTTTAGGGATTTGATGTAACCAATGATGCTGAATTTCTCCTTTCATCAGCAAAAAACTTCCATGGGGTAATTCAATATCAACTTTTCGCTCAGGTATATTTTTATGTTTTAAGCAAAAGCGACGAGTACCACCAAAACTAACCGACCCAATAATGGGATTTATTCCTAGTTCTGGTTCATCATCACTATGCCATGATACGCTATCTTTTCCACTGCGATAAAAATTAAGTAAAACACTATTAAATTTTACATTAGCAACCTCTTCAATTCTCGATTTAATCTTTTTCAGTGTTGGAGTCCAAGGAGAGGGATGTTGTTCTATTCCTGAATAGATATAAGATTTTCCTTCATCTCCATACCAAGCTGTTAATCTTGGTAAATCTATAGATTTACCATAAAGTTTAATATGGTCTTGTCTCCAATTTATACTATTTTCTAACTCGCAAAAGAATTGATCACTTTCTTCAATCGTAAAAAAAGTACGATAAAAAATAGCTTCACCATCAAGGTTAATGACTATTTTTGCTTGACAGGATTCTTGCTCTCCAAACAAGTTTAGTTGCTGTTGATACATAACGTTAATTCAAATTAAAGAAATTTTTAGGATTTTCGATTTGAGTAATAAGTGGTAAAAGTGTACTCTGATATTATACCAAACTACAAGTGATTTTTTCAATGAGAAAATGAGGTTTTGAGACTTTTACTTGTGGCGAGTTTTCGACAAATTGCCTTATGTCGAACTCAGATTATAAAGTAAATGTTAAGGTGGCTGCAGGTTTTCTTGATGGTGGGTTACGGTGGATAATTAATTAACAACTTAGCTGCATAGGATATCCCCACCTAACCCACCCTACTCATCTAAATATGATTCCTAGACTTTCGCCCCAAATAACTATTAATCAAAATATTGCTGATTTTTTGAGCCGTTTACAAGATACTCCATTTTCTGGGGATATTAAAGGTGATTTTGCTAATCGTTTAATTGCTTCAACTGATAACAGTATTTATCAAATTTTACCCCAAGCAGTTGTATTTCCTCACAAGGCACAAGATGTGATAGAAATTTTTAAATTAGCCAATCAATCTCAATTTGAGTCTATTACTTTTTCTCCCAGAGGAGGGGGAACTGGAACGAATGGACAGTCACTTTCTCCTAGTATAATTATAGACTGTTCTAAATATATGAATCAGGTTTTAGAAATTAATTTAGAAGAACAATGGGTAAGAGTTCAACCAGGAATAATATTAGACCAATTAAACCAAATTTTAGCCCCTCACGGATTCTTTTTTGCTCCTTCCCTTGCTCCTAGTAATCGCGCTACCATTGGGGGAATGATTAATACAGATGCAGCAGGGAAAGGTTCACGTATTTATGGCAGAACGAGCGATCATATTTTAGCCTTAACTTGGGTTTTATCTGATGGCACTGTTGGGAGTTCTTCTCAAGTTAATCAAAAAAATTTAGAACAATTAAAACAACAGTCAGGACGGTTAGGTAATGTTTATCAAAAAGTTGATCAAATTGTTAGTGATAAAGCTGATTTAATTCAAGATATCTTTCCTAAATTAACCAGATTTATGACAGGCTATAACTTAGCTAAAGTTTATGATAATACTAGAAAATATTTTGATATAAATCGAATTTTAGCTGGTTCAGAAGGCACATTAGCTGTGATTACAGAAGCAAAATTAAAACTAACGAAAATCCCGAAAGCTACTCAATTATTAGCCATTCATTATCAAAGTTTTGATGATGCTTTAAATGATGCAGATATTTTGCTC contains these protein-coding regions:
- a CDS encoding alpha-ketoglutarate-dependent dioxygenase AlkB family protein: MYQQQLNLFGEQESCQAKIVINLDGEAIFYRTFFTIEESDQFFCELENSINWRQDHIKLYGKSIDLPRLTAWYGDEGKSYIYSGIEQHPSPWTPTLKKIKSRIEEVANVKFNSVLLNFYRSGKDSVSWHSDDEPELGINPIIGSVSFGGTRRFCLKHKNIPERKVDIELPHGSFLLMKGEIQHHWLHQIPKTQQAVKPRINLTFRIIN